One stretch of Chitinophaga pendula DNA includes these proteins:
- a CDS encoding esterase-like activity of phytase family protein, whose amino-acid sequence MKKLLFLACIGLLPALYAEAHRLAPVADTAIGTIKYIGKKILPYNMPYNGTTVGGLSGIDYDPVHKVYYLICDDRSERQPARFYTARLQFSQSSFDSVQIVGTTPLLRADGTMYPDTKTEAPDPEAMRYNPVTDRLVWSSEGERIVNKKDTILKDPGVYEITRQGKYIDSFMLPGQFHMKATENGPRRNGVFEGLGFTPDHKSLYVSLEEPRYEDGPQADLDSNGAVTRLIRFDARTRKPVAQFAYELDPVATTPIPPQAFKVNGISDILVLSDRQLLVIERSFSFGRLGCVIKVYLADVSHATDISQIDALKGTTDVVPAKKKLLFNFNSLDTYIDNIEGCTFGPRLPNGHRSLIFVADNNFAFIEQTQFFLFEVIP is encoded by the coding sequence ATGAAGAAATTACTGTTCCTGGCCTGTATCGGTTTGTTACCTGCATTATATGCCGAGGCCCATCGACTTGCTCCTGTTGCCGACACAGCTATCGGTACTATAAAATACATAGGTAAAAAGATACTGCCTTACAATATGCCTTATAACGGCACGACGGTAGGAGGGCTTAGTGGAATTGATTATGACCCGGTGCATAAGGTTTATTACCTGATCTGCGATGACCGCTCTGAAAGGCAGCCTGCCCGTTTTTATACGGCGAGGTTGCAGTTTAGTCAAAGTTCATTTGACAGTGTGCAGATAGTGGGTACGACGCCGTTATTACGAGCTGACGGTACTATGTATCCGGATACGAAGACGGAGGCGCCAGATCCGGAGGCTATGCGTTATAACCCTGTTACGGACCGATTGGTATGGAGCAGTGAAGGGGAGCGGATCGTTAATAAGAAAGACACCATTTTGAAAGATCCGGGGGTATATGAGATTACGCGGCAAGGGAAATATATTGATTCCTTCATGCTGCCTGGGCAGTTTCATATGAAGGCTACTGAAAATGGTCCCCGCCGTAATGGCGTATTTGAGGGGCTGGGGTTTACGCCGGATCATAAGTCTTTGTATGTCAGTCTGGAAGAGCCCCGTTATGAAGACGGTCCGCAGGCGGATTTGGACAGTAACGGTGCGGTGACCCGTCTTATCCGGTTTGATGCGCGTACCCGTAAGCCGGTAGCACAGTTTGCCTACGAGCTGGACCCTGTAGCGACTACGCCGATCCCTCCCCAAGCGTTTAAGGTAAACGGTATCTCGGATATATTGGTATTGTCTGACCGGCAGTTGCTGGTGATAGAGCGATCTTTTTCCTTTGGCAGGCTGGGATGTGTGATAAAGGTATACCTGGCGGATGTAAGCCATGCTACCGATATCAGCCAGATAGACGCTTTAAAAGGGACTACGGATGTTGTTCCTGCTAAAAAGAAATTGCTTTTCAACTTCAATTCCCTGGACACATATATTGATAACATTGAAGGCTGTACGTTTGGCCCCCGTTTACCTAACGGGCACCGTTCGCTTATTTTCGTAGCGGATAACAATTTTGCTTTTATAGAGCAGACTCAATTCTTTTTATTTGAGGTAATTCCTTGA